One window of Candidatus Nitrospira kreftii genomic DNA carries:
- a CDS encoding hypothetical protein (conserved protein of unknown function) produces the protein MERKQTVGWVRGMRWLIAIGVLAWSLTGWAVSSVQALTELGPNTTSDFRLWTPVYLTVALPSKFIAYMEVNPRIADDVTNIDQLLLRPALGYQLTENLSIWQGYAWVGNFNQRHTPPQSPFFEENRIFQQVNYTRKFSSLKFLSRTRLEERWIEHADGTAVRFRQMLRLAYPLPISPDWAIVGYDEIFINLNTVGVPTGKGPGAGIDQNRFFLGINKTFNQYFNVDMGYQNQMLNSRNLPGNANLINHIFLLQFFINL, from the coding sequence ATGGAGAGAAAACAAACAGTTGGCTGGGTACGTGGAATGAGGTGGCTAATTGCGATCGGTGTTCTTGCCTGGAGCCTCACAGGATGGGCCGTGAGCTCTGTGCAGGCCTTAACCGAATTGGGTCCGAATACAACGTCGGACTTCCGGCTCTGGACGCCGGTCTATCTAACTGTGGCACTCCCTTCAAAGTTTATCGCCTACATGGAAGTCAACCCGCGTATCGCGGATGATGTCACCAATATTGACCAGTTGTTGCTCCGTCCGGCGCTGGGCTATCAACTGACGGAGAATCTCTCCATCTGGCAAGGGTATGCGTGGGTCGGCAACTTTAATCAGAGACATACGCCTCCTCAATCGCCATTTTTCGAAGAAAACCGGATCTTTCAGCAGGTGAACTACACGCGCAAGTTCTCGAGTTTGAAATTCTTGAGCCGCACCAGGTTGGAAGAACGATGGATCGAGCATGCGGACGGCACGGCTGTGCGGTTCCGCCAGATGCTGAGGCTGGCCTATCCTTTGCCCATTTCCCCAGATTGGGCGATTGTCGGCTATGATGAAATTTTTATCAACTTGAATACGGTGGGTGTACCTACCGGCAAAGGTCCAGGAGCCGGAATCGATCAAAACCGTTTCTTTCTCGGTATCAATAAAACCTTTAACCAATACTTCAATGTGGACATGGGCTACCAGAACCAGATGCTCAATAGCCGGAACTTGCCCGGCAATGCAAACCTCATCAACCACATTTTCCTCCTACAGTTTTTCATCAATCTTTAG
- a CDS encoding hypothetical protein (conserved hypothetical protein): protein MAIPDHEIELHAVRSQGAGGQNVNKVSTAIHLRFDIRASSLPAFYKDALLKLRDHRISTDGVITIKAQQHRTQERNREDALDRLRLLIQSVAIPRKKRRPTKPTKGSQNRRIEGKKRQGRLKALRRTLD from the coding sequence ATGGCCATCCCGGATCACGAGATCGAACTCCATGCGGTACGATCGCAAGGCGCAGGAGGACAGAACGTTAACAAGGTTTCGACCGCCATACATCTACGGTTCGATATTCGTGCCTCTTCTCTGCCAGCATTTTATAAAGATGCGCTCTTAAAACTGCGAGATCACCGCATTTCAACCGACGGTGTGATTACGATCAAAGCGCAACAACACAGAACGCAGGAGCGTAATCGCGAGGATGCCTTGGATCGATTGCGCCTGTTGATTCAGAGCGTGGCGATCCCTCGCAAGAAGCGCAGGCCGACCAAACCGACGAAAGGTTCTCAGAATCGGCGGATTGAGGGAAAGAAACGGCAGGGACGATTGAAAGCGTTGAGAAGAACCCTCGATTGA
- a CDS encoding hypothetical protein (conserved protein of unknown function) gives MPIKFFIGVAITIGSLFLMPMPSRAVDAGPSLAKQALEQCNQGRLAKDRDKRLAHFQQGQRLGEQAVASDEGSADAHFALFCNLGELLRVDGESLTSLFGLRRMMHELDRALELNPAHIEALSAKGTLLVRLPSVLGGDLEKGEQLLQQVVKQAPKAVNARLALARLWCQHGRHDEAMVLASDALVLARKHQQAEFIPEAQTLLQQAKANANKVKQHRS, from the coding sequence ATGCCGATCAAGTTCTTCATCGGGGTTGCGATTACCATAGGTAGCCTGTTCTTGATGCCGATGCCGTCGCGAGCGGTGGATGCCGGTCCATCGCTTGCCAAACAGGCTCTCGAACAATGCAATCAGGGGAGACTGGCCAAAGACCGAGACAAGCGCCTCGCTCATTTTCAGCAAGGACAGCGTCTAGGCGAGCAGGCGGTTGCCTCGGATGAGGGAAGCGCTGATGCCCACTTTGCACTGTTTTGCAACCTGGGAGAGCTGCTTCGTGTCGATGGTGAATCTCTCACGTCGCTCTTCGGGCTCCGCCGGATGATGCACGAACTCGATCGGGCCCTCGAACTCAATCCTGCTCACATCGAAGCACTTTCTGCGAAGGGGACGCTCCTGGTCAGGTTACCAAGTGTACTGGGAGGAGACCTAGAAAAGGGGGAGCAACTCTTACAGCAAGTCGTCAAACAGGCTCCAAAAGCGGTCAATGCGAGGCTGGCGCTTGCCAGGCTCTGGTGTCAGCATGGCCGGCACGACGAAGCCATGGTGCTGGCATCCGACGCGCTTGTCCTTGCTCGGAAACACCAACAAGCTGAGTTCATTCCAGAGGCGCAAACGCTGCTGCAGCAGGCGAAGGCCAACGCGAACAAGGTCAAACAGCATCGATCCTAG
- a CDS encoding Enoyl-[acyl-carrier-protein] reductase [NADH] FabI: MLLKGKKGLIIGVANKHSIAWAIAQSVASQGAQLFFNYQNERLKQNVEELAATLPGAKSFPCDVSHDGEIASLMQQVKKDFGQIDFLVHSLAFAPREELSGQFVNTTRQGFAMALDISAYSLVAVTKAALPLMTAGGSVVTLTYLGSERVVPHYNVMGVAKAALEASVRYLAYDLGPLNIRVNAISAGPIKTLAARGVSGITKMVDLHKETAPLRRATEQGEVGDTALFLVSSLGRGITGEVVYVDGGFNILGMVAPAEPANA; encoded by the coding sequence ATGTTACTCAAGGGAAAAAAAGGACTCATCATCGGCGTGGCCAACAAGCATAGCATCGCGTGGGCGATTGCTCAGTCGGTAGCCAGCCAGGGAGCGCAACTCTTCTTCAATTACCAGAACGAGCGACTCAAACAGAATGTGGAAGAGCTAGCTGCAACGTTGCCCGGTGCCAAATCGTTTCCCTGCGATGTGAGTCATGACGGAGAGATTGCGTCCCTTATGCAGCAGGTGAAGAAGGATTTCGGGCAGATTGATTTTCTTGTCCATTCATTAGCTTTTGCTCCCCGCGAGGAGTTGTCCGGTCAATTTGTCAATACCACCAGACAGGGATTTGCGATGGCTCTCGACATCAGCGCCTACTCTTTGGTGGCCGTCACGAAGGCGGCATTGCCTTTGATGACCGCAGGAGGTTCTGTGGTGACCTTGACGTATCTCGGGAGCGAGCGCGTCGTCCCGCACTACAATGTGATGGGTGTGGCGAAAGCGGCGCTTGAAGCGTCCGTGCGGTATCTGGCCTATGACCTCGGCCCGCTGAACATCCGCGTGAATGCGATCTCTGCCGGACCCATCAAAACATTAGCCGCACGAGGTGTCTCGGGCATTACCAAGATGGTCGATCTCCACAAAGAGACGGCCCCGCTTCGTCGCGCCACCGAACAGGGGGAGGTTGGCGATACGGCATTGTTCTTGGTAAGCTCATTGGGCCGGGGTATTACGGGAGAAGTGGTGTACGTGGATGGAGGATTCAATATTCTCGGGATGGTCGCTCCTGCCGAACCGGCAAATGCCTGA
- a CDS encoding hypothetical protein (conserved exported protein of unknown function), which produces MKTMLMAVMAVAVAVTFSAPSFAGEKKEEKKGGHVVVYADKKKDGGKADDIFGDKKEEKKGGHADTFGAKDEKKGGK; this is translated from the coding sequence ATGAAGACCATGTTGATGGCAGTGATGGCAGTGGCAGTAGCAGTGACCTTCAGCGCACCGTCGTTCGCCGGCGAGAAAAAGGAAGAAAAGAAGGGCGGTCACGTCGTGGTTTATGCCGACAAGAAGAAAGATGGCGGCAAGGCCGATGACATCTTCGGTGACAAGAAGGAAGAGAAGAAGGGTGGCCACGCGGACACCTTCGGCGCGAAAGACGAAAAGAAGGGCGGAAAGTAA
- a CDS encoding Methanol dehydrogenase activator: MVRNIYTGKVVTLNVDTVQLPNGFMVDLETIRHPGASAVVPIKDDGAVVLIRQFRHAAGGFIYEIPAGKLDRGEDPLNCAARELEEEVGYRAASFQLLSSIFTAPGFADEVIHIYKAIGLTKGQQQLDRDEVLEIVEMPLDQAIEKIQDGTIRDGKTIIGLQAVYIQNVKGRV, translated from the coding sequence ATGGTTCGCAATATCTATACGGGAAAGGTCGTCACGCTGAATGTGGATACCGTACAGCTACCGAATGGTTTCATGGTGGATCTCGAAACCATCCGCCATCCCGGAGCGTCCGCGGTTGTTCCGATCAAGGACGATGGAGCTGTCGTTTTAATTCGACAGTTCCGGCACGCAGCCGGGGGCTTCATCTACGAAATTCCAGCCGGCAAGCTGGACCGGGGTGAAGATCCGTTGAATTGCGCCGCGAGGGAACTGGAGGAAGAGGTTGGCTATCGCGCGGCATCGTTTCAACTGCTTTCCAGCATCTTCACGGCGCCAGGCTTCGCGGATGAGGTGATCCATATCTACAAGGCCATAGGGCTGACAAAAGGGCAGCAACAGCTGGATCGGGATGAAGTGTTAGAGATTGTCGAAATGCCGTTAGACCAAGCAATCGAAAAAATTCAGGACGGCACAATCCGTGATGGGAAAACAATTATCGGCTTACAGGCCGTCTATATCCAGAATGTAAAAGGTCGGGTTTAG
- a CDS encoding Aminomethyltransferase, giving the protein MQHTPLIAQHRVAGAKLVDFAGWEMPIHYTGVVDEYQTVRSRAGLFDVSHMGRLAVSGTGAESFLQRMTTNDLTGLKPMQAHYSMVCNEQGGILDDIFVYRLERPGEFLLCVNASNRATILAWLFKHRQGLSNCHIQDRSTDIAQIALQGPATRSIVAALGLSMLSQLKLRQSAMVRVSGVQCLVARTGYTGEFGYEFYVYGDAPVVWDALLGAGKAFGLKPAGLGARDLLRLEMGYLLYGNDIDERTTPIEAGVEWAVSLEKGEFLGKPVLAKQQKEGPPRQFVGFELLEKGVPRHGFTMVSSSSEPIGEVTSGNLSPLLQKGIGLGYVRSPYATPETGVMIDIRGKLVPARIVKPPFYKRPST; this is encoded by the coding sequence GTGCAGCACACTCCCCTCATCGCCCAACATCGCGTCGCCGGGGCGAAGCTCGTTGATTTCGCAGGATGGGAGATGCCCATCCACTACACCGGTGTGGTGGATGAGTACCAGACTGTCCGCAGCAGGGCGGGGCTCTTCGATGTTAGTCATATGGGACGACTGGCCGTGAGTGGCACCGGGGCAGAATCCTTCCTCCAACGCATGACGACGAATGATCTCACCGGGCTGAAGCCCATGCAGGCGCACTATTCAATGGTCTGCAATGAGCAGGGCGGGATCTTGGACGATATCTTCGTCTATCGGCTGGAGCGACCGGGAGAATTTCTTCTATGTGTCAACGCATCCAATCGAGCCACGATCCTTGCCTGGCTGTTCAAACACAGGCAGGGACTTTCTAATTGCCACATCCAAGATCGTTCGACGGACATTGCCCAGATCGCGTTGCAGGGGCCTGCGACACGGTCCATTGTGGCGGCGCTCGGTCTCTCGATGTTGTCTCAGCTCAAGCTGAGACAGTCAGCGATGGTTCGAGTCAGCGGTGTGCAATGTCTTGTTGCGCGAACTGGTTATACCGGAGAATTTGGGTATGAGTTCTATGTCTATGGAGACGCTCCGGTTGTCTGGGATGCCTTGTTGGGCGCAGGGAAGGCCTTCGGACTCAAACCGGCCGGGCTCGGCGCACGAGACCTTCTTCGTCTCGAGATGGGGTACCTGCTCTACGGGAACGATATCGACGAACGAACAACGCCCATTGAGGCAGGAGTGGAATGGGCGGTGAGCCTTGAGAAAGGCGAGTTTCTCGGGAAACCAGTCCTCGCAAAACAACAAAAAGAAGGACCACCACGGCAGTTCGTTGGATTTGAGCTGTTGGAAAAAGGCGTGCCTCGTCATGGGTTTACGATGGTGTCCTCGTCGTCCGAACCGATCGGAGAAGTGACCAGCGGCAATCTGTCACCGCTTCTTCAAAAGGGGATCGGCTTGGGGTATGTACGTTCACCATACGCAACACCCGAGACCGGCGTCATGATCGATATCCGAGGGAAACTGGTCCCAGCGAGGATCGTGAAGCCTCCATTCTATAAACGCCCCTCGACCTAA
- a CDS encoding Peptidyl-prolyl cis-trans isomerase: protein MTGLHLASTCVLIALTLILGGEGTMAATENNSSSQEVITSSGLKYVDQVLGTGDVAVAGKTTTVHYTGWLENGKKFDSSVDRGQPFSFSLGGGRVIRGWDEGVEGMKVGGKRKLTIPSDLGYGSRGAGGVIPPNATLIFDVELLGVK from the coding sequence ATGACCGGTTTACATCTGGCATCGACCTGTGTGCTCATTGCGTTAACACTGATCCTGGGGGGAGAAGGCACCATGGCAGCAACTGAGAATAATTCATCCAGTCAAGAAGTCATTACATCGTCTGGGCTCAAATATGTTGATCAGGTACTCGGCACCGGTGATGTGGCCGTCGCTGGGAAAACGACAACCGTGCACTATACCGGCTGGTTGGAGAACGGCAAGAAGTTCGATAGCTCAGTCGACCGAGGCCAACCATTTTCGTTCTCTCTCGGCGGTGGACGCGTCATTAGAGGATGGGACGAAGGAGTGGAAGGTATGAAAGTAGGTGGAAAACGCAAACTCACCATCCCGTCCGACCTAGGATACGGATCTCGCGGTGCTGGTGGAGTCATTCCACCCAACGCAACTCTGATTTTCGACGTTGAATTGCTCGGGGTAAAGTAG
- a CDS encoding hypothetical protein (conserved protein of unknown function) has translation MQFASALSKTIDTEIAVRDVVDALQAQLGSTSIDLACLFFSAHHAPQAELLTNILMGVLRPRLLIGCSGEGVISGVEELEGSPALTVWAAALPGVDLYPVRSSFSPMQDQFHLAGWPEPVAETATFLVLADPFTTPVQEMLGLLEERYPRAKVLGGLAGGGQEAGMNRLVFNDEVFDGGMVGVRLSGAVEIRPIISQGCRLIGERCVVTKAERNLIHELGGEPALKRLQAVFESLSEEDSQRALHLGIVIDEHRNRFERGDFLIRNLLGADRSSGAVAVGEVVQEGQTVQFHLRDAESASEDLNSLLAADRSSRQSPPLGALMFSCCGRGQGLFGRPNHDAGAVAEQLGSIPMAGFFAQGEIGPIGHRNFLHGYTASMALFAERPASSSRS, from the coding sequence GTGCAATTCGCTTCAGCCCTGTCGAAAACGATCGACACCGAGATTGCGGTTCGGGATGTGGTCGACGCCCTTCAGGCGCAATTGGGTAGCACCTCGATCGATCTCGCGTGCTTATTTTTTTCCGCTCATCATGCCCCACAGGCCGAGCTCTTGACCAACATCCTGATGGGGGTGCTCCGTCCTAGGCTCCTCATCGGCTGTAGTGGAGAAGGGGTCATCTCAGGGGTGGAAGAATTAGAAGGTTCGCCGGCTCTCACGGTATGGGCCGCGGCACTCCCTGGCGTCGATCTCTACCCAGTGCGATCCTCCTTTTCTCCCATGCAAGACCAGTTTCACCTGGCCGGATGGCCGGAACCGGTGGCGGAGACCGCCACCTTCCTCGTGCTGGCCGACCCCTTTACCACCCCGGTGCAGGAGATGCTGGGGCTGTTGGAAGAACGATATCCCCGCGCAAAAGTCTTAGGTGGATTGGCTGGAGGGGGGCAGGAAGCCGGCATGAATCGGCTTGTATTCAACGATGAAGTCTTCGATGGAGGGATGGTCGGGGTTCGCTTGTCAGGGGCCGTGGAGATTCGACCGATCATCTCCCAGGGCTGTCGCCTCATCGGTGAGCGCTGCGTGGTGACCAAAGCCGAACGTAATCTCATTCACGAACTCGGAGGTGAGCCGGCGCTGAAACGGTTGCAAGCTGTGTTCGAATCATTATCTGAAGAGGACAGCCAGCGCGCTCTTCATCTTGGTATCGTCATTGATGAACATCGGAATCGGTTTGAGCGTGGTGATTTTCTCATTCGGAATTTGCTGGGCGCCGATCGCAGCTCAGGTGCCGTCGCGGTTGGGGAAGTCGTCCAGGAAGGACAGACAGTCCAGTTTCATCTCCGGGACGCCGAGTCAGCCAGTGAAGATTTGAATTCTCTCCTTGCCGCAGACCGATCCAGTCGTCAATCCCCTCCTCTCGGCGCGCTGATGTTCAGTTGCTGTGGCCGTGGTCAGGGACTTTTTGGACGGCCGAACCACGACGCGGGGGCCGTTGCAGAACAACTGGGTTCGATCCCCATGGCGGGTTTCTTTGCGCAGGGCGAGATCGGCCCCATCGGGCATCGGAACTTTCTCCACGGGTATACCGCCAGCATGGCCCTGTTTGCCGAACGCCCGGCATCATCGAGCCGCAGTTGA
- a CDS encoding hypothetical protein (conserved protein of unknown function) translates to MGEYQIGGGLQLLTAVQKTEAFGEFLKTRMIHALETEDPTELHYLLAQVDDYHSYLWRYYKKLAQTRSQRMDPGV, encoded by the coding sequence ATGGGCGAATACCAAATCGGCGGTGGGTTGCAACTGCTGACGGCGGTGCAAAAGACCGAGGCCTTCGGCGAGTTCCTGAAGACGAGGATGATCCACGCCCTGGAAACGGAGGACCCGACGGAACTCCACTATCTCCTCGCACAGGTGGACGATTACCACTCCTACCTCTGGCGGTACTATAAAAAACTCGCACAGACTCGATCTCAGCGGATGGATCCAGGGGTCTGA
- a CDS encoding Beta-peptidyl aminopeptidase BapA — protein sequence MKFESVTVRAIAGKRPTQLVLLSCVAILIAGCLSTAAAQSDPNPQRLRDLGIVIGAYQPGPLNAITDVVGVKVGHTTLIQGDGPLKPGQGPIRTGVTVVIPRDDVWHKKVPAGAFVLNGTGEMTGLPWVAESGFLEYPIALTSTLNVPRVANGIISWMITQYPEIGISDDALTPVVAECDDSRLNDSQGRHVSEQDVIAALDGASGGFVQEGTVGAGTGMVSYGFKGGIGTASRKLPENQGAYTVGVLVNANHGRRPELVVNGLPVGTLYEAPAKLSDTLSPGQSEGSIIIVIATDAPLDGRQLTRLAKRAALGLARTGSTARHGSGDFMLAFSTANVIPHYPKEPTYNLIQLADTHLNPLFTATVEATEEAILNALTTATTVTGRDGHRGEAIDLGRLKALVTGPVQN from the coding sequence ATGAAATTTGAGTCGGTGACGGTGAGAGCAATCGCCGGTAAGCGACCCACTCAGTTGGTCCTGTTGTCCTGTGTGGCCATCCTGATAGCTGGCTGCCTTTCTACGGCTGCGGCCCAATCGGATCCAAACCCTCAACGTCTACGAGATCTGGGTATCGTCATCGGCGCTTATCAACCCGGACCTCTCAACGCCATCACCGACGTGGTCGGTGTGAAAGTCGGCCACACGACCCTCATCCAGGGAGACGGGCCGCTCAAACCAGGACAAGGTCCTATCCGCACCGGTGTCACTGTCGTCATTCCACGCGACGACGTCTGGCACAAGAAGGTTCCAGCCGGGGCCTTTGTCCTGAACGGAACCGGGGAGATGACTGGCCTCCCTTGGGTGGCAGAATCCGGCTTTCTGGAGTATCCCATCGCTCTCACAAGCACCCTGAACGTCCCTCGCGTGGCGAACGGAATCATAAGCTGGATGATCACGCAGTATCCGGAGATCGGGATCTCCGATGACGCCCTGACTCCTGTCGTCGCGGAGTGTGACGACAGCCGCCTGAACGACAGCCAGGGACGTCATGTGTCGGAACAGGATGTCATCGCCGCCCTCGACGGCGCGAGCGGCGGATTCGTGCAAGAGGGCACCGTGGGTGCAGGGACCGGCATGGTGTCGTATGGATTCAAGGGCGGCATAGGCACCGCTTCCAGAAAGCTCCCCGAGAACCAAGGAGCCTATACTGTTGGTGTTTTGGTCAATGCGAATCACGGCCGTAGGCCGGAACTTGTTGTGAACGGGCTGCCAGTCGGTACCTTGTACGAAGCGCCGGCCAAGCTCTCGGACACGCTATCGCCCGGCCAGAGTGAAGGGTCGATCATCATTGTCATAGCTACTGATGCACCGCTCGATGGCCGACAGCTCACGAGGCTTGCCAAGCGCGCCGCACTGGGACTAGCCCGTACCGGCTCCACCGCACGCCACGGGAGCGGCGATTTCATGCTGGCCTTCTCCACGGCCAACGTCATTCCACACTATCCCAAGGAACCAACCTACAATCTGATCCAACTTGCAGACACGCATCTCAACCCGCTGTTCACGGCCACCGTCGAAGCGACTGAGGAGGCGATTTTGAACGCGCTGACGACTGCGACGACTGTGACTGGGCGAGACGGCCATCGAGGCGAGGCGATCGACCTAGGTCGCTTAAAGGCGCTGGTCACCGGGCCGGTCCAGAACTAG
- a CDS encoding hypothetical protein (conserved protein of unknown function) has protein sequence MKLSFYGAARSVTGSRHLLEVPGFRVLFDCGMFQGRRDEAIRRNRELGFEPKSVGAVLLSHAHIDHSGALPVLPRKGFSGKVYLTRASADLAGIMLEDSARVQENDCRYVNKQEKRRGRTCVQPFYNGDDVKKIVRRFEGSRYGDLLKLAPRVTASFHDAGHILGSAAVRVKYTARGNTTTVLFSGDLGRSHMPILRDPELPPVCDILILESTYGDRLHEQAGEEMKRKAQDLIAHARQHKSKIIVPAFAVGRTQELVMRIKELVGEGRVDPIPIYIDSPLADKATGVFRRHPECYDEETLKTFSSDGDVFASRYIHFVSSSEDSKRLNAMRGPCVIISSSGMCEGGRVIHHLKHAIQDEANVIVFVGFQAEHTLGRKLVEGWDVVPIFGVPTKRRAQIVKFNGLSAHADRNDLLAYVRAINPLPSTVFVVHGEEKQALSLGAAIQSEHPQIDVRIPHQGSTHEI, from the coding sequence ATGAAACTCTCATTCTACGGCGCAGCTCGCTCGGTCACAGGCAGCCGACATCTGTTGGAAGTGCCTGGATTCCGGGTCCTATTCGACTGTGGGATGTTCCAAGGCCGACGCGATGAGGCGATCCGGCGTAACCGCGAGCTTGGGTTCGAGCCTAAATCAGTTGGAGCGGTCCTACTCTCACACGCCCATATCGACCATTCGGGCGCCCTCCCGGTATTGCCACGGAAAGGGTTCTCGGGAAAGGTCTACCTCACCAGGGCCTCAGCCGATCTGGCAGGGATCATGCTCGAAGATTCCGCCCGTGTGCAGGAAAACGACTGTCGCTACGTGAACAAGCAGGAAAAGCGGCGCGGAAGAACTTGCGTTCAGCCGTTTTACAACGGCGACGACGTCAAAAAGATTGTCAGGCGGTTTGAGGGCAGTCGATATGGAGACCTGCTGAAACTTGCACCACGCGTCACGGCATCCTTTCACGATGCGGGTCATATCTTGGGGTCCGCTGCAGTCCGTGTGAAGTATACGGCTCGTGGGAATACCACGACGGTCTTGTTCAGCGGAGATCTGGGGCGATCTCACATGCCGATCCTGCGCGATCCAGAACTGCCACCGGTCTGCGATATTCTGATTCTGGAGTCCACCTACGGCGACCGATTGCACGAACAGGCAGGCGAGGAGATGAAGAGGAAGGCTCAGGACCTGATCGCTCATGCGCGGCAACACAAGAGCAAGATCATCGTGCCGGCGTTCGCGGTGGGACGCACGCAGGAACTCGTTATGCGAATTAAGGAACTAGTGGGCGAGGGCCGGGTCGATCCCATTCCCATATATATCGATTCACCGCTGGCCGACAAAGCCACGGGTGTGTTCCGGCGCCACCCGGAATGTTATGACGAGGAGACGTTAAAGACGTTTTCATCGGATGGCGATGTCTTTGCCTCGCGCTACATACACTTTGTGTCATCATCGGAGGACAGTAAGCGGCTCAATGCCATGCGAGGGCCCTGTGTCATCATCTCTTCGTCGGGGATGTGCGAGGGTGGCCGTGTCATTCACCATCTGAAACATGCGATTCAGGACGAAGCCAACGTGATCGTCTTCGTCGGTTTTCAAGCGGAACATACCTTGGGCCGCAAACTGGTCGAGGGCTGGGATGTAGTGCCGATTTTTGGGGTGCCGACGAAGCGCCGAGCTCAGATCGTCAAGTTCAACGGCTTATCCGCCCATGCCGACCGCAATGATCTGTTAGCCTATGTCAGAGCGATCAACCCACTGCCCAGTACTGTGTTCGTCGTGCATGGTGAAGAAAAACAGGCCCTCTCCTTGGGCGCTGCAATCCAGTCGGAACATCCCCAGATCGATGTGCGGATTCCGCATCAGGGCAGCACGCATGAAATTTGA
- a CDS encoding Cytokinin riboside 5'-monophosphate phosphoribohydrolase, with the protein METENPTPSSNPHGATHPSSYIPADKDLEFLQRDELRPIRIGLELLKPELIQREEGIQSTIVVFGSARVHEPTAARQALALIEEEAAQAPDDPDLQQRMAIARRRLNLAKYYDVAREFSRLVSSSCQIDGRCDYVIVTGGGPGIMEAANRGAADVNAKSIGLNITLPHEQYPNKYITPSLSFQFRYFAVRKMHFLIRAKALVAFPGGFGTLDELFETLTLLQTGKTESVTVVLVGRDFWERLINWPMLVECGLIAQQDLQLFHYAETAEEIWDLISRYNGVSPT; encoded by the coding sequence ATGGAAACGGAAAATCCTACTCCATCGTCCAACCCGCACGGGGCCACCCATCCGTCTTCGTATATCCCAGCCGACAAAGACTTGGAGTTTCTCCAGCGAGACGAGTTGCGTCCCATTCGCATCGGGCTCGAGCTGCTCAAGCCGGAGCTCATTCAGCGCGAAGAGGGGATTCAATCAACAATCGTCGTCTTCGGCAGCGCAAGGGTTCACGAGCCGACCGCTGCCAGACAGGCGCTCGCCTTGATCGAAGAGGAGGCTGCTCAGGCTCCTGACGATCCCGACCTGCAACAACGAATGGCGATCGCCCGCCGGCGGTTAAATCTCGCCAAATATTACGACGTGGCACGTGAATTCAGCCGCCTCGTCTCATCGAGCTGTCAAATCGATGGGCGTTGTGACTACGTTATTGTGACCGGTGGTGGACCCGGGATCATGGAAGCCGCAAATCGAGGAGCGGCCGACGTGAACGCCAAATCCATCGGACTGAATATCACTTTGCCGCATGAACAATATCCAAACAAGTATATCACCCCGAGCCTCAGCTTTCAGTTTCGCTATTTCGCGGTCAGAAAAATGCATTTCCTCATTCGTGCGAAGGCACTCGTGGCGTTTCCCGGTGGGTTCGGCACCCTGGATGAATTGTTCGAAACGCTCACCTTGCTTCAGACCGGTAAAACTGAAAGCGTGACCGTCGTCCTGGTTGGACGGGACTTTTGGGAACGTCTCATCAATTGGCCAATGTTGGTTGAATGCGGCCTGATCGCACAACAGGACTTACAACTTTTTCATTATGCCGAGACAGCTGAGGAAATCTGGGACCTCATCTCACGCTACAATGGAGTATCCCCCACATGA
- a CDS encoding hypothetical protein (conserved protein of unknown function), which produces MWTMRNRVVFFFVAVGVCLSVVGCNVVRVSLNTTLMPDDVAFITPGNTTLADVVTRLGAPDSIGETDTGMVATYRFLDLKYSRVNFGWLAKPWTPVDPDLIFSRTGFGVDAFQVAFDLHGVVTHSSFQRRLTGPPFYPYPF; this is translated from the coding sequence ATGTGGACCATGCGGAACCGAGTGGTCTTCTTCTTCGTGGCCGTGGGAGTCTGTCTATCGGTAGTGGGCTGTAATGTCGTCCGTGTCTCACTGAATACGACCCTCATGCCTGACGATGTTGCCTTCATTACTCCGGGGAATACCACCCTCGCGGATGTGGTAACAAGGCTCGGAGCACCGGATTCGATCGGCGAGACCGATACGGGAATGGTCGCGACCTACCGATTTCTCGATCTGAAATACTCACGGGTCAATTTCGGGTGGTTGGCAAAACCCTGGACGCCAGTGGACCCGGACCTGATCTTCTCTCGAACAGGATTTGGCGTCGACGCATTTCAAGTTGCGTTCGATCTTCACGGGGTGGTCACCCACTCAAGCTTTCAGCGTCGTCTCACCGGACCTCCATTCTATCCCTATCCCTTCTAA